From Hermetia illucens chromosome 6, iHerIll2.2.curated.20191125, whole genome shotgun sequence, one genomic window encodes:
- the LOC119659019 gene encoding uncharacterized protein LOC119659019 translates to MSSMSYEFEEYCTAGTSCLLLLTVINRLLACIDLDHLVASFWVVADKLIRIRDKSTLNGVSVLINILGELLKVNRVNECIEDRVSLNFEGTKASKRHHLKFTPKKGIAK, encoded by the exons ATGTCCTCGATGTCATATGAATTTGAGGAATATTGCACAGCTGGCACATCGTGCCTACTCTTGCTTACAGTGATCAACCGACTTCTAGCATGCATTGATCTGGATCATCTTGTGGCATCTTTTTGGGTTGTGGCCGACAAACTAATCCGGATTAGAGATAAAAGCACTTTAAATGGCGTCTCAGTGCTCATTAATATTCTCGGTGAATTACTCAAAGTGAATAGAGTGAATGAGTGCATCGAAGACAGAGTGAGTCTAAATTTTGAAGGAACTAAG GCAAGCAAGCGGCATCATTTGAAATttactccaaaaaaggggatcgCAAAATAA